DNA sequence from the Coregonus clupeaformis isolate EN_2021a chromosome 13, ASM2061545v1, whole genome shotgun sequence genome:
ATAACAAGCCTGGCTCCTCTATATGTTCTGTTACTGCCAGAGATCCAGACTGGAGACAGAACGGCACAGTAGTTTATTCTCTATTGCCCAGTGAGGTCAACGGTGTTCTGGTTTCCTCATTTCTAACCATCAACGGAGACACGGGGGTGATCCATGCTGCAAGAGCATTTGATTATGAGCAGTTCAGAAGTTTCAAAGTCCACGTTGTAGCCAGAGATAATGGTTCTCCTCCACTCAGCAGTAACGTGACTGTGAGTGTCTTCATAACAGATGAGAATGATAACTCTCCCCAGATATTATACCCTGCTCCAGCAGGGAACTCATTGATGACTGAGATGGTCCCCAAAACTGCTCTGGCAGGGTCCCTGGTTTCCAAGGTGATCGCTGTGGATGCTGACTCAGGACAGAACGCTTGGCTGTCATATCAGATCGTGAAATCGACTGATCCGGGACTTTTCACTATTGGTCTCCACAGCGGAGAGATCAGGGCACAGCGGGACTTTTCTGAATCTGACAGTATGAAGCAGAACCTTGTTATATTAGTAAAGGATAACggacagccctctctctctacaaGTTGTGATGTGTATTTACTCATATCAGATAACTTGGCTGAAGTTCCAGAACTGAAAGACATGGCTTATGAAGATAGTTCCAAACTAACTTCCTATTTGATAATCGCACTGGTCTCTGTCTCCACCTTTTTCCTGACTTTCATTATTCTCATCCTGGCCGTGAGGTTCTGTCGTAGGAGAAAGCCTAGAATGTTGTTTGATGGAGCAGTCGCCATTCCCAGCGGGTATTTCCCTTCCAACTATGCAGAGGTGGATGGAGCTGGAACTCTGCGTAGTTCTTATAATTATGATGCATACATGACAACGGGCTCAGGCACCAGTGACTTCAAGTTTGTCAGATCTTACAATGACAGTACACTGCCTGCTGTTCAGACACTGAGGAAAGAAAGCAAAGATCAAGATTCGTTAGTGGACACCAAGAACTTGAACGAGGTAGGATTGTAAATCGTTTTGCTAGTACTGTATGCTGTCTCTTAATCTGAGCCCAAAAACATGATTGTTTTCTTAGACATGTTGCTTACATTTCTTGTgtttattgtttttaattgtgcAAACTGTTGAGCAAACTGTATTACCCTGAACCCCCTTTCAATACCGTCGGTCTAAAGCATACAATTTCAGCATGTCGTTTGAAACTCTTCAGAATTGTAGGCCTATTTTCCCCATTATCTCTTTGTATCCCCATAGTTTTCTGTTTGCAGCAGGTCTGTATTaatcatgacatcatcattggACTTCTTATAGGCTGAAGAGTATGATTATTAGATCAATTCAGCTTCACATATTGTTAATTTGAGTATGCATATTACAAATTAGCCTACAGCATGGATAGGCCTATGATGTCCTACTCTGGTAATGAAATCGTTCCTTTATTTAGTAAATGTTGATATGTAACACAGTGTGTCGCTGTTGGCTTACAAAAAATGACTGATTGAAACCCACCCACTCCTGCCCCCAATCCGTCGTTATCTTTTGTCTGGTGAATATTTTCTTCCTTAAAGCCTTTCGCGTTGGATACCCTTACCTAGGTAGAGGTCATATTTGCAGacgtttttatatatatatatagtctataGTAAGAGGTTTGGGATAATTTGATTAATCTGAATTGATTATGGAATATAAAAGAGGTTCCATATTGAGGCGAGGGCTATGGACCACCTTTGTCTTCCTATTACTGACAGTCCATCAGTGTGTTGGGGATATTCGCTATTCAATTGCAGAGGAAATGAAACGAGGTTCTGTGGTTGGGAGATTTTCTCAGGATTTGGGCATGGATGTAAAAACACTGTCGACCAGAAGACCAAGGATCGAATTCGAAGGTAGTACACGATACTGCGACATTAACCACCAGACTGGGGATTTGATTGTGAACGAGCGGATGGACAGAGAAGAGCTGTGCGGACAAAGGCCGTCGTGTGCTTTGCATTTTGACttatttttggaaaatcctctaGAGTTGCACCGTGTCACACTTGAAGTCCAAGATGTTAACGATAATTTCCCAACATTTCCCAATGAGGTAATCAAATTAGAGATCAGTGAATCGGCCGACAAAGGAAAGCGATTTTCCATTGATGAGGCCCTCGACACAGATACGGGAGTCAATTCAGTTCAGGGTTATACACTTTCGGCAAATGAACATTTCACCTTGTATGTTCACACAAGTGCTGATACGAGTAAATATGCAGAGATAGTACTAGAGCATGAACTAGACCGGGAAAAACAGGATGAGCTATCACTTATTCTGACAGCTTATGATGGCGGAAAGCCACAGACATCTGGCACAGTAGTTATACAGGTCCGGGTACTAGATGCTAATGATAATGTCCCTGTTTTTACGCAGTCTATTTATAAGGTGAGTGTGCCTGAAAACTCTCCATTGGGTACTGCGGTGGTCACTGTCAGTGCCAGCGATGCAGATGAAGGGGCGAATGGAGAGGTTACATATGAATTTAGTCATATTTCTATCAAAACTAAAAATACTTTCTCTATTGATCCAAAAAGTGGAGAGATTAAAATAAAAGCGATGATAGATTTTGAAGATACATCGTCATTTGAGCTGCGGGTTAAAGCTAAAGATGGAGCAGGTCAGGCTGCTTCATGTAAAGTTATTGTTGATGTCACTGATATTAATGACAACGCCCCAGTCATTCTTATTAAGTCATTCAAATCACCATTCCCAGAAAACTCACCAGCCGGTACAGAGGTTGCCTTAATTTATGTACAGGACAAAGATTCTGAGTCCAACAGCAAAGTAAGATGTTCTATTGAGCAGAACACATCCTTCAAATTGTCCCCATCAATCAAAAACCATGTTTCCCTAATAACTGCTGTGGAACTGGATCGTGAGACACAGTCCGACTACAACATCACTCTTATTGCAACCGATGAAGGATCTCCTCCACTGTCATCTTTTAAAACTATTACGTTAATTGTTTCTGATGTGAATGACAACCCACCAGTGTTTGAAGAACAATCCTACAGCGCCTATGTGACTGAAAATAACAAGCCTGGCTCCTCTATGTGTTCTGTTACTGCCAGAGACCCAGACTGGAGACAGAACGGCACGGTGGTCTATTCTCTATTGCCCAGTGAGGTCAACGGTGTTCCGGTGTCCTCATTTTTATCCATCAACGGAGACACGGGGGTGATCCATGCTGTGAGAGCATTTGATTATGAGCAGTTTAGGAGCTTCAAAGTCCACGTTGTAGCCAAAGATAATGGTTCACCTCCACTCAGCAGTAACGTGACTGTGAGTGTCTTCATAACAGATGAAAATGATAACTCTCCCCAGATATTATACCCTGCTCCAGCAGGGAACTCCTTGATGACTGAGATGGTCCCCAAAGCTGCTCTTGCGGGGTCCCTGGTTTCCAAGGTGATAGCTGTGGATGCTGACTCTGGACAGAACGCTTGGCTGTCATATCAGATCGTAAAATCGACTGATTCGGGACTTTTCACTATTGGTATCCACAGCGGAGAGATCAGGGTACAGCGGGACTTTTCTGAATCTGACAGTACGAAGCAGAACCTTGTTATATCAGTGAAAGATAACGGACAGCCCTCTCGCTCTACACGTTGTGATGTGTATTTACTCATATCAGACAACTTGGCTGAAGTTCCAGAACTGAAAGACAGGGCTTATGAAGATAGTTCCAAACTAATTTCCTATTTGATCATCGCACTGGTCTCTGTCTCCACCTTTTTCATGACTTTCATTATTCTCATCCTGGCAGTGAGGTTCTGTCGTAGGAGAAAGCCTACAATGCTGTTTGATGGAGCAGTCGCCGTTCCCAGTGCGTATTTCCCTCCCAACTATGCAGAGGTGGACGGAGCTGGAACTTTGCGTAGTTCTTACAATTATGACGCATATCTGACAACTGGCTCACATACCAGTGACTTCAAGTTTGTCAGATCTTACAATGACAGCACGCTGCCTGCTGATCAGACACTGACAAGATGTCCAGATACATTATTAGAAGGGAGTATCATCGCTCTCAACACTGCAGGAGAGGCGACTGAGGTAAGCCTTCACTCATCTGAGATACCACCGTTTGTATGTGAGTTGTTTCATTGTGGGAGAATGGGTTGGGTATGTCGAAAATAAATTCTGGGCCTTAATGGCTTATGCTATCCTATAGAAACAGTAGGCCTATACTTGGTTTAGGTGATGATGACTTCTTAGTAGGCAAAAATGTGGAATTTATTCACTCGTTATTTTGCGTGCTTAGTAGAGTTTAAAAGGTGCTAGCTGTTTCTTCTCTTCACTGTGAGGAGTTATTCACTAGGGGTTTGTATTGATGGAAGCAGTTTGCTCCTAGTTTGTTTGGGCTGTGGTTTCCTATAATTAAAACAAGCAATGGAGTTTCGGTTGCTTTTAGTTGAGTATGCCTGTGATCTTTTATTCACTGATTTTCTGATCAAGTTGACAATAAAGCTTGATGGAGATAGGAAAACATGATTTAGCCTACTTTTGAAAAGGAATCAGACGTTTTATAATAAATGAATTGTATTGATCTGGGACGTGGATTTAATGTATTTTGAAACTTGATTATATAGCTTAGGGATGTGTGTTTAGCGTTGTGCATTAACATCCCCATTGCCTGCCGTTTTTCTTGAGGTCGGCTACATTTCAGCAACAGACCAGTGGACAGCAACGTGACATGTATTACTTTACTGAAGTCTAAGGGTAAAAAATTCAACGACAGAATGCGAAAGAATTAGCATTATTTTGATGAGTAATGAAACATCGACTGTGAAATCGATAGTTTTCATGATGATGGTTGAAATATTTTATTATCCAGGAAAAACAATTTTTTTGCAACTAATGGCGAATTGTGTGAATATTTAGGCATATTTTGTACGTTTTTCCTAATAGCGTACCTCATCCATATCTTCTCATGATCATGTTACGACGAGTTTACTATTGATTTGTAGcctatatattttatgttttaaTACGGCCGTCTGCGTTTGGAGAATAGGATACATTCTAAGAAGGAAATATGGAAAACAATGTAGGCCTATGAGCATTGTAAGTGCTGTTTTTCTGATAGACTCATGACGTCGCTTTCCACCAGCTAAGTACAGTTAAGTATATACCTCCACCTATCGGGGAGTAGGCTACATACACCCTATCGCATTACCAGTACTCACTGAAAAGCGGTTAGACATTGTAACCTTTCTTCCGTTCGGCTATTGATTGTAGACTATATTAGGCATAATCTTCAGTAGGGCCATTTTTTGTCAAGCCTAAACTCTCAATTGGCCTTATTTGCTATTAGATATTGAAGATGGGCTACAGAGGCTTTAGGGTTTTTGTATTTGCTTTTTGTCTTGCTTTTTGCCTTTTCATCATACACATCAGCAACGGAGACGTGAGCTAGTCCAGAGCAGATGAAACGCGGATCTGTGATCGGAAATATAGCCAAGGATCTGGGGTTGGATGCTAAGAGACTGTCGGCTCGAAAAGCTCGTTTAGAGGAGGATGGAACTAAACACTATTGTGACATTGTTTTGAATTCGGGAGATCTTGTTGTCACTGAAATAATATACAGGGAGCAGCTCCTCTGTCGGAGGATTTTATGCACCCTAAAATATGAAATGGTTCTGGAGAATCCATTAGAATTGCATCGCATATCTCTTCAGATTCAAGATCTGAATGACAATTCACCCCAGTTTGCAGATTATGTTATCAAACTGGAAATGTGGGAGTCGTCGGTCACGATGCAGATATAGGTCAGAATGCAGTTCAAAGCTTTTCTTTACAAAGGAATGACAATTTTTGTTTAATGTTCAGACTAATCGAGACGGAGGAAAATACGGTGATTTGACATTAGAGAAGGAATTAGATCGAGAACAACAACAGGAGGTGACTTTGTTACTTACTGCGGTTGACGGTGGGACTCCACAGAgatctggtactgtagttacacACCTCACTTTTCTAGATGATAACG
Encoded proteins:
- the LOC121579882 gene encoding protocadherin beta-16-like isoform X31 encodes the protein MEYKRGSILRRGLWTTFVFLLLTVHQCVGDIRYSIAEEMKRGSVVGRFSQDLGMDVKTLSTRRPRIEFEGSTRYCDINHQTGDLIVNERMDREELCGQRPSCALHFDLFLENPLELHRVTLEVQDVNDNFPTFPNEVIKLEISESADKGKRFSIDEALDTDTGVNSVQGYTLSANEHFTLYVHTSADTSKYAEIVLEHELDREKQDELSLILTAYDGGKPQTSGTVVIQVRVLDANDNVPVFTQSIYKVSVPENSPLGTAVVTVSASDADEGANGEVTYEFSHISIKTKNTFSIDPKSGEIKIKAMIDFEDTSSFELRVKAKDGAGQAASCKVIVDVTDINDNAPVILIKSFKSPFPENSPAGTEVALIYVQDKDSESNSKVRCSIEQNTSFKLSPSIKNHVSLITAVELDRETQSDYNITLIATDEGSPPLSSFKTITLIVSDVNDNPPVFEEQSYSAYVTENNKPGSSMCSVTARDPDWRQNGTVVYSLLPSEVNGVPVSSFLSINGDTGVIHAVRAFDYEQFRSFKVHVVAKDNGSPPLSSNVTVSVFITDENDNSPQILYPAPAGNSLMTEMVPKAALAGSLVSKVIAVDADSGQNAWLSYQIVKSTDSGLFTIGIHSGEIRVQRDFSESDSTKQNLVISVKDNGQPSRSTRCDVYLLISDNLAEVPELKDRAYEDSSKLISYLIIALVSVSTFFMTFIILILAVRFCRRRKPTMLFDGAVAVPSAYFPPNYAEVDGAGTLRSSYNYDAYLTTGSHTSDFKFVRSYNDSTLPADQTLTRCPDTLLEGSIIALNTAGEATEQKPPNNDWRFTQQGQRPGPSGAGPHPEGAGGAVVGTGPWPNPPTEAEQLQALMAAANEVSDATATLGPRYNAQFPMQHVPDYRQNVYIPGSTATLTANPQQMMPQQALQGPPQVIPQVDIPNAGQTPASKKKSTKKDKK
- the LOC121579882 gene encoding protocadherin beta-16-like isoform X10 — its product is MEYKRGSILRRGLWTTFVFLLLTVHQCVGDIRYSIAEEMKRGSVVGRFSQDLGMDVKTLSTRRPRIEFEGSTRYCDINHQTGDLIVNERMDREELCGQRPSCALHFDLFLENPLELHRVTLEVQDVNDNFPTFPNEVIKLEISESADKGKRFSIDEALDTDTGVNSVQGYTLSANEHFTLYVHTSADTSKYAEIVLEHELDREKQDELSLILTAYDGGKPQTSGTVVIQVRVLDANDNVPVFTQSIYKVSVPENSPLGTAVVTVSASDADEGANGEVTYEFSHISIKTKNTFSIDPKSGEIKIKAMIDFEDTSSFELRVKAKDGAGQAASCKVIVDVTDINDNAPVILIKSFKSPFPENSPAGTEVALIYVQDKDSESNSKVRCSIEQNTSFKLSPSIKNHVSLITAVELDRETQSDYNITLIATDEGSPPLSSFKTITLIVSDVNDNPPVFEEQSYSAYVTENNKPGSSMCSVTARDPDWRQNGTVVYSLLPSEVNGVPVSSFLSINGDTGVIHAVRAFDYEQFRSFKVHVVAKDNGSPPLSSNVTVSVFITDENDNSPQILYPAPAGNSLMTEMVPKAALAGSLVSKVIAVDADSGQNAWLSYQIVKSTDSGLFTIGIHSGEIRVQRDFSESDSTKQNLVISVKDNGQPSRSTRCDVYLLISDNLAEVPELKDRAYEDSSKLISYLIIALVSVSTFFMTFIILILAVRFCRRRKPTMLFDGAVAVPSAYFPPNYAEVDGAGTLRSSYNYDAYLTTGSHTSDFKFVRSYNDSTLPADQTLTRCPDTLLEGSIIALNTAGEATEQKPPNNDWRFTQQGQRPGPSGQYTLVPHYSTHRSNNTGTTDRLNNGTYRYSTSTQQRWTPYGKARAGPHPEGAGGAVVGTGPWPNPPTEAEQLQALMAAANEVSDATATLGPRYNAQFPMQHVPDYRQNVYIPGSTATLTANPQQMMPQQALQGPPQVIPQVDIPNAGQTPASKKKSTKKDKK